One Ferrimicrobium acidiphilum DSM 19497 DNA window includes the following coding sequences:
- a CDS encoding ABC transporter ATP-binding protein, translating into MAALALEVKDITIAYSGMAVVRELSLEVDPGQAIVILGANGAGKSTLLRAIVGLLPTSGGTVSLFGDDVTKASTAKRARKGLAFMSEQGIFPSLSVKENLQLGAMTNRNRSFDAGLETVLALFPELGGRLNEPAGSLSGGQRKMVGIAKCVIAQPSLLIMDEPSAGLSPKFVSEVVETLITLHSDGMTLLVAEQNVEFLKFAQTAVVLEGGYVRFNGPVAELSNNKTLHDAFFGIESIQEI; encoded by the coding sequence GTGGCAGCTCTAGCTCTTGAGGTGAAAGACATTACAATTGCGTACTCCGGCATGGCGGTAGTGCGAGAACTCTCCCTGGAAGTCGATCCAGGACAGGCTATCGTGATCCTTGGAGCCAACGGTGCAGGAAAGTCAACGCTTTTGCGCGCCATTGTAGGTCTACTACCCACTTCCGGCGGCACCGTCTCGCTCTTTGGAGACGATGTGACCAAGGCGAGCACTGCCAAAAGAGCGCGCAAGGGTCTGGCGTTCATGAGCGAACAGGGTATTTTCCCATCACTCAGTGTCAAAGAGAATCTACAGCTTGGCGCAATGACAAATCGGAACAGGTCCTTCGATGCGGGCCTTGAGACAGTGCTCGCACTGTTCCCTGAATTAGGTGGCAGGCTAAACGAGCCTGCCGGGAGCCTATCAGGAGGGCAACGCAAGATGGTTGGGATCGCAAAGTGCGTAATTGCTCAGCCATCACTGCTGATCATGGACGAGCCCTCCGCAGGGCTCTCTCCTAAGTTCGTATCCGAAGTAGTCGAGACTCTTATCACGCTTCACTCCGATGGCATGACGTTGCTGGTGGCGGAGCAAAACGTTGAGTTCCTGAAGTTCGCCCAAACGGCCGTGGTGCTAGAAGGCGGTTACGTGCGTTTCAATGGTCCTGTTGCCGAGCTCTCAAACAACAAAACTCTCCATGATGCATTCTTTGGGATCGAAAGTATACAAGAGATCTGA
- a CDS encoding branched-chain amino acid ABC transporter permease, producing MLFEYSVIGGILLGLFYALMAMGLNLVFGVQRIINLAHGDIIMLGGFAAWELYYSFHVNPIVSVIIVIPFSVALGFLLYYVLIPRLKSAKDFETLSLVLFFGVSQVTEALAALGFGNNQRTMPSNSLPSAPIHLFGQSYQSDWFIAAGVAIPILLLFFLYLYRTKLGRQTRAVMADTDEAASVGIDATRVSAITFGVGLALAAVSGVMAIFVFSGVQASEGVGLTVIAFAIIVFGSLGNPMGTVLAGLLFGVFYQLAQVYLPSWSDLVPYVLVLGTMLIRPQGLLGRRTRVV from the coding sequence ATGCTTTTCGAGTATTCCGTTATCGGCGGAATTCTTTTAGGGCTTTTCTACGCCTTGATGGCGATGGGGCTCAATTTGGTTTTCGGCGTCCAGAGGATTATTAATCTGGCACATGGAGACATCATTATGCTTGGGGGGTTCGCTGCATGGGAACTCTACTACAGCTTCCATGTCAATCCGATCGTCTCGGTGATCATTGTGATTCCCTTTTCGGTCGCTTTGGGGTTTCTTCTCTATTACGTATTGATTCCACGATTGAAGTCGGCAAAGGATTTTGAGACACTATCGCTGGTCCTATTCTTCGGTGTTTCACAGGTGACCGAGGCGTTGGCTGCGCTCGGTTTCGGTAATAATCAACGTACTATGCCGTCTAATTCTCTACCATCGGCTCCGATTCACTTGTTTGGTCAGAGCTATCAGTCGGATTGGTTTATCGCGGCTGGAGTGGCGATACCGATTCTATTACTCTTCTTCCTATACCTGTACCGTACCAAGCTGGGCCGTCAGACGAGAGCAGTGATGGCTGATACCGATGAAGCAGCCTCGGTTGGCATCGATGCCACTCGAGTCTCCGCCATAACGTTTGGGGTTGGACTTGCCCTGGCAGCAGTGAGTGGCGTGATGGCAATCTTTGTGTTCAGCGGCGTGCAGGCCTCTGAAGGAGTAGGTCTCACCGTAATTGCATTTGCAATAATCGTTTTTGGCAGCTTGGGGAATCCTATGGGGACAGTTCTCGCGGGTCTCTTATTTGGTGTCTTCTATCAATTGGCACAGGTGTACTTACCCTCTTGGTCTGATCTGGTGCCGTATGTCCTTGTCCTTGGTACGATGTTGATACGCCCGCAGGGGTTACTGGGCAGGAGGACTCGAGTTGTCTGA
- a CDS encoding branched-chain amino acid ABC transporter permease produces the protein MRDRKRMVDLAGIVLPLLAFSLAVQFYGNELLLVYMMVYLVLAQGINISYGFTGYLPFGYFGFFGAGAYAGALTIQHFQIPAILAVVIGGVGGVVVAAIFMPLFRLKGAYFAIATLAGALALGDIISNPSLASVTNGALPTNIASAYSSGQFYVSAVVLVGIALVIVFYIRHSKFGMSLLAIREDAYSAAMAGVNVVKQRSIAWLIAAGLAGMAGALFAWATSLFYPTTVFNPAVSVFAIVFALFGGTGSLWGPTLGAVLLYGVYSIIGISNPQYFELIYGFIIILLVLFLPRGLVGIGKSVSRRFTTGNAR, from the coding sequence TTGCGTGACCGAAAGCGGATGGTCGACCTAGCCGGGATCGTCCTCCCGTTGCTCGCCTTCTCATTAGCCGTCCAATTTTATGGCAATGAATTGTTGTTGGTCTACATGATGGTGTATTTGGTGCTCGCGCAAGGTATCAATATATCCTATGGCTTTACAGGGTATCTTCCCTTTGGGTATTTTGGTTTCTTTGGAGCCGGTGCATACGCCGGAGCTCTTACCATCCAGCACTTCCAGATTCCAGCGATTCTTGCTGTTGTGATCGGCGGTGTAGGTGGGGTGGTCGTCGCGGCGATCTTCATGCCCCTTTTCCGTCTCAAGGGCGCGTATTTTGCAATCGCGACATTAGCTGGAGCCTTAGCATTGGGTGATATCATTTCGAATCCGTCGCTGGCGTCGGTTACAAATGGTGCCCTTCCCACGAACATAGCGAGCGCCTACTCCTCTGGCCAGTTCTATGTCTCGGCAGTTGTGTTGGTGGGTATAGCGCTTGTTATTGTCTTCTACATACGACACTCCAAGTTTGGAATGTCATTGCTTGCTATTCGTGAGGACGCATATTCGGCCGCTATGGCAGGAGTGAACGTCGTCAAGCAGCGCTCTATCGCCTGGCTGATCGCGGCTGGACTTGCAGGCATGGCGGGTGCGCTCTTTGCCTGGGCAACATCTCTCTTCTATCCGACTACAGTATTTAATCCGGCGGTTTCCGTTTTTGCTATTGTCTTCGCACTCTTTGGCGGTACGGGTTCATTGTGGGGACCGACACTGGGAGCTGTCCTACTCTACGGTGTCTACTCAATCATTGGTATATCCAACCCCCAGTATTTTGAGTTGATCTACGGATTCATCATCATTCTCTTGGTATTGTTCCTTCCTCGCGGATTGGTGGGAATAGGTAAGAGCGTTTCACGTCGATTCACCACGGGGAATGCAAGATGA
- a CDS encoding ABC transporter substrate-binding protein, which produces MPEFDGLKLWIKLENKKGGVYVGAYHKRIPLKLIAYNDQSSAATASVLYNQLITQNKVNIFVSDFGSVLTAPAVAVGQAHKQLVFDPSGTGIPFFTPNNPYIVLTSLPESSIWPTPLAQFIGAKKIKNVAIVYDSNDFDQSQAETLKSKLTAEGVRVSYYQAVPTSTTSYGTIINSMKATNPGAVLEFGFQPNDTAFLGQLQSSGIKFPMTFTVFPGQLFSLFKSQLGKSGLQYTYTYATNYSHNYTSVSEGLTSKALLADIHTYYPSASNAPGLLGYNAGLVVQAALKNATSLSQLALRNALTKVSGSLNTVDGNFKINSEGAQVGELLPVGQILPTSTSVSLKVVYPAAAADASAVYPAP; this is translated from the coding sequence ATGCCTGAATTCGATGGACTCAAACTTTGGATAAAGCTCGAGAACAAAAAGGGTGGCGTCTATGTGGGCGCGTATCATAAGCGAATCCCATTGAAGTTGATTGCCTATAATGATCAGTCAAGTGCGGCCACCGCCTCGGTTCTTTACAACCAGCTAATTACCCAGAACAAAGTCAATATTTTCGTGTCCGACTTTGGATCGGTGCTGACCGCTCCCGCAGTGGCGGTCGGTCAGGCCCACAAGCAATTGGTGTTCGATCCTAGTGGTACTGGAATTCCGTTCTTTACACCCAACAACCCCTATATCGTGTTAACTAGCCTGCCAGAGTCTTCGATCTGGCCGACACCGCTTGCACAGTTCATCGGCGCGAAGAAGATCAAAAACGTTGCGATCGTTTACGATTCAAACGACTTTGATCAGTCGCAAGCGGAAACATTAAAGAGCAAACTTACAGCTGAGGGCGTGAGGGTATCGTACTACCAGGCCGTACCTACCTCTACGACGAGCTACGGGACGATCATCAACTCGATGAAGGCAACGAACCCAGGTGCGGTGCTTGAGTTTGGTTTCCAACCCAACGACACCGCTTTCCTGGGGCAGCTACAGTCCTCTGGCATCAAGTTCCCCATGACTTTCACCGTCTTCCCAGGACAGCTGTTCTCACTCTTCAAGAGTCAGCTCGGCAAGAGTGGGCTTCAGTACACCTACACGTATGCAACCAACTACTCGCACAACTACACTTCCGTTTCGGAAGGTTTAACGAGTAAGGCGCTGCTGGCGGATATCCACACCTACTATCCTTCGGCGAGTAACGCGCCTGGGCTCTTAGGATACAATGCTGGTCTTGTGGTTCAGGCTGCATTGAAGAATGCCACCTCGCTCTCACAGCTGGCTTTGCGGAACGCGTTGACAAAGGTGTCTGGCTCGCTCAACACCGTGGACGGGAACTTCAAGATCAACTCAGAGGGAGCGCAGGTTGGCGAACTCCTGCCAGTAGGGCAGATCTTGCCTACCTCCACGTCGGTAAGCTTGAAAGTGGTATATCCTGCAGCAGCGGCGGACGCCTCGGCTGTCTATCCGGCTCCGTAG
- a CDS encoding ABC transporter ATP-binding protein, whose product MSENVIEVHNLAQSFGGLRAVDGVSFSLANGEVLGLVGPNGSGKTTIINTICGLYEPTGGSVMLDGKDVTGLRADKLARIGINRTFQIPRPFLDLTVFENLEIARNHASRVTLGVAEVAELVGLSESMGKPASSLNSTHKKMLDLGRALVMSPRVLFVDELAAGLMPAELEGVTQLLRKIARDRSVVVVEHLLGFLDRVADRVLVLNAGKEIFAGSLSAALQDDLVKKVFLGGSSSS is encoded by the coding sequence ATGAGCGAAAATGTCATTGAAGTCCATAACCTCGCCCAGTCTTTCGGTGGCTTGCGTGCCGTTGATGGCGTCTCCTTCTCTCTGGCCAACGGGGAGGTACTTGGGCTTGTAGGTCCGAACGGATCGGGCAAGACGACCATCATCAACACGATCTGTGGACTTTACGAGCCTACTGGTGGATCGGTGATGCTTGATGGCAAAGACGTGACGGGCCTGCGTGCAGATAAGTTGGCACGCATAGGCATCAACAGAACATTCCAGATCCCGCGGCCATTTTTAGATCTGACGGTTTTTGAGAATTTAGAGATTGCGCGCAACCATGCTTCGCGAGTCACGCTTGGCGTCGCCGAAGTAGCGGAGCTTGTAGGGCTGAGTGAGTCGATGGGAAAGCCAGCTAGCAGCTTGAATTCTACGCATAAGAAGATGCTCGATCTGGGACGCGCACTGGTGATGTCCCCTCGTGTGCTCTTTGTAGATGAACTCGCCGCTGGATTGATGCCTGCGGAGTTAGAGGGGGTCACACAGCTTTTGCGTAAAATAGCTCGCGATCGGTCGGTAGTCGTTGTCGAGCATTTATTGGGGTTTTTGGATCGGGTGGCGGATAGGGTTCTTGTGTTGAATGCGGGCAAGGAGATCTTTGCTGGCTCGCTTTCCGCTGCACTCCAGGATGATCTGGTGAAGAAGGTGTTTCTTGGTGGCAGCTCTAGCTCTTGA
- a CDS encoding ABC transporter permease yields MATSTSTPLGAPDEAAAIRVAVPSGGLGQDLRAISIVWRRELIRFWRDKLRMVTSLIQPILFLFVLGTGLSTLAKHGMPPGVNLRTFLYPGVLAMSALFTALFSAGSIVWDREFGFLREMLVAPVSRGSIVLGKCLGGTTVATFQGVIILILAGLAGIPYRPTLILALIGELLLLSFTLTAFGVMMAARIQQFQAFMAVTQMLVMPLFFLSGALYPLAGLPTWLTVLTRIDPLTYIVGPMRSVVFNSINMTQAARHFLSPGVTWNGWLVPVALSLAIVAVMGAAMAFIAILEFRKSD; encoded by the coding sequence CAGGACCTTCGGGCGATCAGCATCGTCTGGCGTCGAGAGTTAATTAGATTTTGGAGAGACAAGCTTCGAATGGTGACCTCACTCATTCAACCGATTCTGTTCCTCTTCGTCCTTGGAACTGGTCTGTCAACCTTGGCCAAACATGGGATGCCGCCAGGGGTAAACCTTCGTACCTTCCTATACCCTGGCGTGCTTGCGATGTCAGCGCTCTTTACAGCGCTCTTCTCTGCGGGTTCGATAGTGTGGGATCGGGAGTTTGGCTTCCTGCGAGAGATGTTGGTAGCGCCGGTTAGTCGCGGTTCGATTGTGCTCGGCAAGTGCCTTGGAGGTACCACGGTAGCGACGTTCCAAGGGGTTATCATCCTGATTTTGGCCGGGCTCGCGGGGATTCCATATCGTCCAACACTTATCCTTGCACTCATAGGAGAGCTGCTCCTGCTCTCATTTACCTTGACCGCCTTTGGTGTCATGATGGCTGCACGTATCCAGCAGTTCCAGGCGTTCATGGCTGTGACTCAGATGTTGGTGATGCCGCTCTTCTTCTTATCTGGAGCTCTCTATCCACTTGCCGGTTTGCCGACTTGGTTGACGGTGTTAACCAGGATTGATCCGCTCACCTATATTGTTGGGCCAATGCGCAGTGTTGTCTTCAACTCGATCAATATGACTCAGGCGGCTCGTCACTTCCTCAGCCCGGGAGTCACGTGGAATGGGTGGTTAGTTCCTGTCGCTCTGTCACTCGCGATTGTGGCCGTCATGGGTGCAGCCATGGCCTTCATTGCGATTCTAGAGTTTCGAAAGAGCGACTAG